One window of the uncultured Paludibaculum sp. genome contains the following:
- a CDS encoding proline dehydrogenase family protein — MLRQTFLFLSNNKKMRHWFETSRQAQRLTSRFVAGETLDDVMRVVKELQNTGTLSTLDHLGENVSTVEEAEVSRRFFEEALAAIEASGLPATISIKLTQLGLDLGEDVCRRNVDVLVQKAQAIGSRVEVDMESSEYVDRTLSLVQHFQREYGCMRSVLQAYLFRTTEDVRRMCSVGVPIRLCKGAYKEPPEVAYPKKSDVDAHYLQLAVQLLDEGAYPAMATHDPRMIDGILAHVARTGRKPHEFEFQMLYGVRRDLQTMLVQQGFRVRLYVPYGDSWYPYFMRRLAERPANAIFVARNMLRS; from the coding sequence ATGCTAAGGCAGACATTCCTTTTCCTTTCCAACAATAAGAAGATGCGGCACTGGTTTGAGACGTCCCGCCAGGCGCAGCGGCTGACCAGCCGTTTCGTCGCCGGCGAGACTCTCGACGATGTGATGCGGGTGGTGAAGGAGCTGCAGAATACCGGGACGCTATCCACCCTGGATCACCTGGGTGAGAACGTGTCCACGGTGGAAGAGGCCGAAGTGTCGCGGAGGTTCTTCGAAGAGGCGCTGGCGGCCATTGAAGCTTCCGGCCTGCCGGCGACGATTTCCATCAAATTGACGCAGTTAGGACTCGATTTGGGAGAGGATGTCTGCCGGCGGAACGTGGACGTGCTGGTGCAAAAGGCGCAGGCGATCGGCAGCCGGGTAGAGGTCGATATGGAGTCCAGCGAGTATGTCGACCGGACGCTCAGCCTGGTGCAACATTTCCAGCGGGAGTACGGCTGCATGCGGAGCGTGCTGCAGGCTTACCTTTTCCGGACGACGGAAGACGTGCGGCGGATGTGCAGTGTGGGCGTGCCGATCCGATTGTGCAAAGGCGCCTATAAGGAGCCGCCGGAGGTCGCCTATCCAAAGAAGAGCGACGTGGATGCGCACTATCTGCAACTGGCGGTGCAACTGCTGGACGAAGGAGCCTATCCGGCGATGGCGACCCATGATCCGCGGATGATCGATGGGATCCTGGCGCATGTCGCGCGGACCGGGCGGAAGCCGCACGAGTTTGAGTTCCAGATGCTGTACGGCGTGCGGCGGGATCTGCAGACCATGCTGGTGCAGCAGGGGTTCCGGGTGCGGCTGTATGTGCCGTATGGCGATTCCTGGTATCCGTACTTTATGCGACGGTTAGCCGAGCGCCCGGCAAATGCGATCTTCGTGGCACGGAACATGTTGCGTTCGTGA
- a CDS encoding tetratricopeptide repeat protein has translation MRSNRLIGSFVFIALTLPGAASAQSIRADVRDAKPVIPPQTATPLTPEARADIFMARKMYREAVETYLETKPLTAIIYNKVGIAYHQSSDLTTARKYYEKAIKVNPKYPEAINNLGTIYYAQKSYRRAVGTYKRALKLSPESASMYSNLGTAYFARKDYKHATECYEKALSIDPEVFENRGSHGVLLQERSVTERAKFHYYLAKTYAKAGRTELALQYIRKSLEEGFKERKKYMEESEFEPLRTLPEFDNLMKLEPRVL, from the coding sequence ATGCGGTCCAATCGCCTGATCGGTTCCTTTGTTTTCATCGCTTTGACGCTGCCAGGTGCCGCTTCGGCGCAGTCTATCCGCGCCGACGTGCGTGACGCCAAGCCGGTGATTCCACCACAGACTGCCACACCCCTGACGCCGGAGGCCCGGGCCGACATCTTCATGGCACGGAAGATGTACCGGGAGGCCGTGGAAACCTACCTGGAAACCAAGCCTCTGACCGCGATTATCTACAATAAAGTCGGAATTGCTTATCACCAGTCGTCTGACCTGACCACGGCGCGCAAGTACTACGAGAAGGCGATCAAGGTGAATCCGAAGTATCCCGAGGCGATCAACAACCTGGGCACGATTTATTACGCGCAGAAGAGCTACCGGCGCGCGGTGGGGACCTACAAGCGGGCGCTGAAGCTTTCACCGGAGTCTGCTTCGATGTACTCCAATCTGGGCACTGCCTACTTTGCCCGGAAGGACTACAAACACGCGACGGAGTGCTATGAGAAGGCGCTCTCAATTGACCCGGAGGTATTTGAGAACCGCGGGTCGCATGGCGTGCTGCTGCAGGAACGCTCAGTGACGGAGCGGGCCAAGTTCCACTATTACCTGGCGAAGACCTATGCCAAGGCAGGCCGGACGGAACTGGCACTGCAGTACATCCGGAAGTCGCTGGAAGAGGGCTTCAAGGAACGCAAGAAGTACATGGAAGAGTCGGAGTTCGAACCGCTGCGGACGCTGCCCGAGTTCGACAATCTGATGAAGCTGGAGCCGCGTGTTCTCTAG
- a CDS encoding heparinase II/III family protein produces MAWLLLFLLALPLAGEPRLLLNRDDIARIRAQASAQPVVERLLRQAEDWPKAHVDNYGLKEWALPSEGAGWSHAYVCPVHGARLKQSHGQNLCPVDGKDYHGWPVDNVVYMQRNGDNAAAVRDLGLAYLLSGRAEFAAKARRILNAYTALYPTLPIHDNNNKLNTQSGARVMSQTLSEASWLVPLVFGYDLVRDTMTAEERAGFERDVLRNAAAILRGNDRGKSNWQSWHNCALLAIGLTVSDQALVDGALGSFKFQMKESITPDGPWFEGSWGYHFFSVQPLMLTIEMARRAGLALPEASAFRKMLDAPLRAVFPDGTLPNFNDSGMVKLATYAKHYSMGYRMFGESRYVPLARQAGQDLETVLWGAPVLPDVEPMAAVSDVMPDAGLATLRVRENDHVVAVKFGPHGGGHGHFDKLTFNSYWNGAQQAADPGTQAYAAPSHTTWDKMTIAHNTVTVDEKPQAAATGKLLEWVTLPSATAIRVSAGPAYEGIEMERTFVHTALYTLDLFDVRATDGVEHQFDWIYHNYGRFSSDLRHHEGAGMPKRNGYQHLAHTTGGGGDKDWIQGFYQEDSGTVVRMLGAPSTSLVEGEGLGPDLQVPVPFVVASRRGVSTRFEVLFEPKKCCSTAAHFSQLAKDEYLVDSGDETDHIHVEPGRLSILHEQWKKPVHLILAGIAEHELLRRSQTVPIQVDWSADGATVDLFMEGTLEGAVRITAPAAKLIRLNGRKIECRADGPYRWASLPNLGNLEPCQ; encoded by the coding sequence GTGGCCTGGCTCCTGCTCTTCCTCTTGGCTTTGCCCTTGGCCGGCGAGCCGCGGCTGTTGCTGAATCGCGACGACATCGCCCGTATTCGCGCGCAAGCTTCGGCGCAGCCTGTGGTCGAGCGGTTGCTGCGGCAGGCTGAGGATTGGCCCAAGGCGCATGTCGACAACTATGGGCTGAAGGAATGGGCCTTGCCGAGTGAAGGGGCCGGCTGGTCGCACGCCTATGTGTGCCCGGTGCATGGTGCGCGTCTGAAGCAGTCGCATGGGCAGAATCTGTGCCCCGTGGATGGCAAGGACTATCACGGCTGGCCGGTGGACAACGTCGTCTACATGCAGCGGAATGGAGACAACGCCGCTGCCGTTCGGGACCTGGGGTTGGCGTATCTGCTGAGTGGACGCGCGGAGTTCGCGGCCAAGGCGCGGCGGATTTTGAACGCCTATACGGCGCTGTATCCGACACTGCCGATTCACGACAACAACAACAAGCTGAACACGCAATCCGGCGCCCGGGTGATGTCGCAGACGCTGTCGGAGGCGAGTTGGCTGGTGCCGCTGGTCTTTGGGTATGACTTGGTTCGGGACACGATGACGGCGGAAGAGCGGGCCGGGTTTGAGCGGGATGTGCTGCGGAATGCGGCGGCAATTCTACGCGGGAACGATCGCGGGAAGAGCAACTGGCAGAGCTGGCACAACTGCGCGCTGCTGGCCATTGGTCTGACGGTGAGCGATCAGGCGTTGGTGGACGGCGCGCTGGGTAGTTTCAAGTTCCAGATGAAGGAGAGCATCACTCCGGATGGGCCGTGGTTTGAAGGGTCGTGGGGCTACCACTTCTTCTCGGTGCAGCCGTTGATGCTGACGATCGAGATGGCGCGCCGGGCAGGCTTGGCCTTGCCGGAGGCGTCGGCGTTCCGGAAGATGCTGGACGCTCCGCTGCGGGCTGTGTTTCCGGATGGGACGCTGCCGAACTTCAATGACTCTGGCATGGTGAAGCTCGCGACCTATGCGAAGCACTACAGCATGGGTTACCGGATGTTCGGCGAGAGCCGGTATGTGCCGCTGGCGCGGCAGGCGGGCCAGGATCTGGAGACGGTACTGTGGGGCGCGCCGGTGCTGCCGGACGTGGAACCCATGGCGGCTGTGAGCGATGTGATGCCGGATGCGGGGCTGGCGACCTTGCGGGTACGGGAGAACGATCATGTGGTGGCGGTGAAGTTCGGTCCGCATGGAGGCGGACACGGCCACTTCGACAAGCTGACGTTCAATAGCTATTGGAACGGCGCGCAGCAGGCGGCCGATCCGGGGACGCAGGCGTATGCGGCTCCGAGCCATACCACGTGGGACAAGATGACGATCGCCCACAACACGGTGACGGTGGACGAGAAGCCGCAGGCTGCGGCAACCGGCAAGTTGCTGGAGTGGGTGACGCTACCGTCGGCGACAGCGATCCGGGTGTCGGCGGGTCCGGCGTACGAGGGGATCGAGATGGAGCGGACGTTCGTGCATACTGCGCTGTACACGTTGGATCTCTTCGACGTCCGTGCGACGGACGGGGTGGAGCATCAGTTCGACTGGATCTATCACAATTACGGCCGATTCTCTTCGGATCTGCGCCATCATGAGGGCGCTGGGATGCCGAAGCGTAACGGCTACCAGCATCTGGCCCACACAACAGGTGGAGGAGGCGACAAAGACTGGATCCAAGGCTTCTATCAAGAGGACTCGGGCACCGTCGTCCGTATGCTGGGTGCGCCAAGCACCAGTCTGGTGGAAGGCGAGGGCCTGGGGCCGGACCTGCAGGTCCCGGTGCCGTTTGTGGTGGCTAGCCGCCGCGGCGTCTCAACCAGGTTTGAGGTTCTGTTTGAGCCTAAGAAGTGTTGCTCAACGGCAGCGCATTTCTCGCAATTGGCAAAGGACGAGTACCTGGTGGACAGCGGTGACGAGACGGACCACATCCATGTTGAACCGGGGCGGCTGTCGATTCTTCATGAACAGTGGAAGAAGCCGGTGCATCTGATCCTGGCCGGCATCGCGGAGCATGAGTTATTGCGGCGGTCGCAGACCGTGCCCATTCAAGTGGACTGGTCTGCTGACGGGGCTACGGTGGATCTGTTTATGGAGGGGACGTTGGAAGGGGCGGTGCGGATTACGGCTCCGGCGGCCAAGCTGATCCGGCTGAATGGGCGGAAGATCGAGTGCCGGGCGGACGGGCCTTACCGCTGGGCGTCGTTGCCGAATCTGGGGAATCTGGAACCGTGCCAGTGA
- a CDS encoding PBP1A family penicillin-binding protein, translated as MRKQAPRKAPLVGFFQRPVGKTFLALTALSVIVFIGVFSYYWVKYSRLIDQKLKEGPFTETAQLFATPEPIAVGDNMTADEVVAALKRRGYTESRSNRLGWYHVRTDGVEIFPGVDAYVNSEPGVVFLSGGVVTRIISNKDNTERQRYFLDPELITNLFDRKREKRRLVRYSDIPQILVQAVISIEDKRFFEHSGFDPLRIIRTAWVDVTQNRRYGASTISMQTARNLWLTQDKTPQRKAAEVLITLQIEQKLTKEQIFEFYSNQVDLGQHRSFAVHGFGEAAQVYFGKDIRELRVEEAALLAGMIQRPNYFNPYRHPERAGQRRNIVLKLMRENGFITDLQYIEAAKAPIKVMEGGAESTDAPYFVDLVNDDLQENFSDIDFQTSSYRIYTTLDMKLQRDAVEAVNLGMAEVDNLLAKRKKKYPQAQVAMLALDPHTAEIKALVGGRNYGASQLNRVLSKRQPGSAFKPFVYASVLSTTLDGQNAGVTPVTQVVDEPTTFFYDGQEYEPGNYHGGFNGLVTMRQALSKSLNIPTVKFAEMAGYGNVANLARRAGMEGVRATPALALGSYEVTPLDIAGAYTIFSNNGVYTKQNLIKEVRSSSGGLIHEYRPVRRGVLDPRVAYMVVNMMEEVLRTGTGAGARARGFGLPAAGKTGTSHDAWFAGFTSKLLCIVWVGFDDNQELPLEGASAALPIWTEFMKRAHRYREYRGVQQFEAPDGIATVDIDPLSGQLATVTCPNPRPEVFIAGTQPVDLCHLHSGGGRTQVASWDTPEPATAAQAPSGGGQRVSPRPSRAKAEDPVADAKPQETPRKTEKKGIGGWFRAIFK; from the coding sequence GTGCGCAAACAGGCCCCCCGTAAAGCCCCCCTCGTCGGTTTTTTCCAGCGTCCCGTCGGAAAGACATTCCTGGCCCTGACCGCGCTGAGCGTGATCGTCTTCATCGGTGTTTTCAGCTACTACTGGGTGAAGTACTCCCGGTTGATCGACCAGAAGCTGAAAGAGGGGCCCTTCACCGAGACCGCGCAGTTGTTCGCGACGCCGGAGCCGATTGCGGTGGGCGACAACATGACGGCGGACGAAGTGGTGGCGGCGCTGAAGCGGCGCGGCTACACGGAATCGCGCAGCAATCGTCTGGGCTGGTATCACGTACGGACCGACGGGGTGGAGATCTTTCCGGGCGTCGACGCCTATGTGAACAGCGAGCCGGGGGTGGTGTTCCTGAGTGGCGGCGTGGTGACGCGCATCATCTCGAACAAGGACAACACCGAGCGGCAGCGCTATTTCCTGGATCCGGAGCTGATTACCAATCTGTTCGACCGGAAGCGGGAGAAGCGCCGGCTGGTGCGCTATTCCGACATCCCGCAGATTCTGGTCCAGGCGGTGATTTCGATTGAAGACAAGCGGTTCTTCGAGCATTCCGGTTTCGATCCGCTGCGCATCATCCGCACCGCTTGGGTGGATGTAACACAGAACCGGCGTTACGGCGCATCGACCATCAGCATGCAGACCGCCCGTAACTTGTGGCTGACACAGGATAAAACGCCCCAGCGCAAGGCCGCGGAGGTGTTGATCACGCTGCAGATCGAGCAGAAGCTGACGAAGGAGCAGATCTTCGAGTTTTACTCGAATCAAGTGGATCTGGGGCAGCACCGGAGTTTCGCCGTACACGGCTTTGGAGAGGCGGCGCAGGTCTATTTTGGCAAGGACATCCGGGAGTTGCGTGTGGAAGAAGCCGCGCTGCTGGCCGGCATGATTCAGCGCCCGAACTACTTCAATCCGTACAGGCACCCGGAGCGCGCGGGGCAGCGCCGCAACATTGTTTTGAAGTTGATGCGCGAGAACGGCTTCATCACCGATCTGCAGTACATCGAAGCCGCCAAGGCGCCCATCAAGGTGATGGAGGGTGGGGCGGAGTCGACGGACGCGCCGTATTTCGTCGATCTGGTGAACGACGATCTGCAGGAGAACTTCTCGGACATCGACTTCCAGACGAGCTCGTACCGGATCTACACAACGCTGGATATGAAGCTGCAGCGGGATGCGGTGGAAGCGGTGAACCTGGGCATGGCCGAGGTGGACAACCTGCTGGCGAAGCGGAAGAAGAAGTACCCGCAGGCGCAGGTGGCGATGCTGGCGCTGGATCCGCACACGGCGGAGATCAAGGCGCTGGTGGGCGGGCGGAACTACGGAGCGAGCCAGTTGAACCGGGTGTTGTCGAAACGGCAGCCGGGGTCGGCCTTCAAGCCATTCGTGTATGCCAGCGTCTTGAGCACGACGTTGGACGGGCAGAACGCGGGCGTGACGCCAGTGACACAGGTGGTGGACGAGCCGACGACATTCTTCTACGACGGGCAGGAGTACGAGCCGGGCAACTACCACGGGGGTTTCAACGGCCTGGTGACCATGCGGCAGGCGCTGTCGAAGTCCTTGAATATTCCGACGGTGAAGTTTGCCGAGATGGCCGGGTATGGGAATGTGGCGAATCTGGCGCGGCGGGCGGGCATGGAAGGTGTTAGGGCGACTCCGGCGCTGGCGTTGGGCTCCTATGAGGTGACTCCGCTGGACATCGCCGGAGCGTACACGATCTTCTCGAACAACGGCGTCTACACGAAGCAGAACCTCATCAAGGAAGTGCGCAGTTCGTCGGGTGGCCTGATCCATGAATACCGGCCTGTTCGCCGAGGCGTGCTGGATCCGCGGGTCGCCTACATGGTGGTCAACATGATGGAAGAAGTGCTGCGGACGGGTACGGGCGCTGGGGCGAGGGCGCGTGGATTCGGGCTGCCGGCGGCGGGCAAGACCGGCACTTCGCATGACGCGTGGTTTGCCGGTTTCACGTCAAAACTGCTTTGTATTGTGTGGGTTGGCTTCGACGACAACCAGGAGCTGCCGCTGGAAGGGGCGAGCGCCGCGCTGCCCATCTGGACGGAGTTCATGAAGCGGGCACACCGCTACCGGGAGTACCGGGGCGTGCAGCAGTTTGAGGCTCCGGACGGGATTGCGACGGTGGATATCGATCCATTGAGCGGCCAGTTGGCGACGGTGACGTGCCCGAATCCGCGGCCTGAGGTGTTCATCGCGGGAACGCAGCCGGTGGATTTGTGCCATCTGCATAGTGGTGGCGGACGGACGCAGGTCGCGAGCTGGGACACACCCGAGCCGGCGACCGCGGCGCAGGCGCCATCCGGTGGAGGCCAAAGGGTTTCTCCACGGCCATCGCGGGCGAAGGCGGAGGATCCTGTTGCAGATGCAAAACCTCAGGAGACTCCACGTAAAACGGAAAAGAAGGGTATCGGCGGCTGGTTTCGGGCTATATTTAAGTAG